The Saccharopolyspora gloriosae genome has a segment encoding these proteins:
- a CDS encoding VOC family protein, giving the protein MASVKQIQITFDCAEPERLARFWCEVLGYVVPPPPEGFATWADFDRSLSPENQGSGFVCSDPTGVGPRFYFQRVPEGKVVKNRLHVDVRAGTGLEGDERLAVLEAECARLVQLGATRVRLLPADGEEESCIVMQDIEGNEFCLD; this is encoded by the coding sequence ATGGCGTCGGTGAAGCAGATCCAGATCACTTTCGACTGCGCGGAACCTGAGCGGCTCGCTCGTTTCTGGTGCGAGGTGCTGGGGTACGTCGTGCCGCCGCCGCCGGAGGGTTTCGCGACTTGGGCGGATTTCGACCGGTCGCTGTCACCCGAGAACCAGGGCTCGGGGTTCGTTTGCAGCGATCCCACAGGTGTGGGGCCGCGATTTTACTTCCAGCGTGTTCCCGAGGGGAAGGTCGTCAAGAACCGGCTGCACGTCGATGTGCGGGCCGGTACCGGGCTGGAGGGCGACGAGCGCCTCGCCGTTCTTGAGGCCGAATGCGCACGGCTGGTCCAGCTCGGCGCGACCCGCGTGCGGCTGCTGCCCGCCGACGGCGAGGAGGAGTCGTGCATCGTGATGCAGGACATCGAGGGCAACGAGTTCTGCCTCGACTGA
- a CDS encoding mycofactocin-coupled SDR family oxidoreductase: MNAGMVSGKVAVVTGAARGQGRSHTLRLAEEGADVVAIDLCEPIDSLPYPMATPEDLDETAALAKGGRVVTVRADVRDDETLADGVAGAVEELGGRVDIAVANAAVSTIRPADGTPPERIWRDVVDINMTGVWHTVEACVPHMTAGGSIVLIGSTAGQKGLVGAPGTAATLAYTAAKHGVVGLMRAYAVGLAKSSIRVNVVHPTGVRTPMLDNPDFQSYFSENPADAAMLVNALPVKVVEPGDISEAVVWLASDAARYVTGTALPVDAGFGVL; the protein is encoded by the coding sequence ATGAACGCAGGCATGGTCAGCGGCAAGGTCGCCGTCGTCACGGGGGCCGCTCGCGGCCAGGGGCGCTCGCACACCCTGCGCCTGGCCGAAGAAGGTGCGGACGTCGTCGCCATCGACCTGTGCGAGCCGATCGACTCGTTGCCGTATCCGATGGCCACGCCCGAAGATCTCGACGAAACGGCGGCGCTGGCCAAAGGCGGACGCGTCGTCACCGTCCGCGCCGACGTCCGGGACGACGAAACCTTGGCCGACGGCGTGGCCGGAGCGGTCGAAGAGCTCGGCGGACGGGTCGACATCGCGGTCGCCAACGCCGCCGTGTCCACGATCCGCCCGGCCGACGGGACTCCGCCCGAACGGATCTGGCGGGATGTCGTCGACATCAACATGACCGGTGTGTGGCACACCGTGGAGGCGTGCGTGCCGCACATGACGGCGGGGGGTTCGATCGTCCTGATCGGCTCGACGGCGGGGCAGAAAGGTCTGGTCGGAGCACCCGGTACGGCCGCGACGCTCGCCTACACCGCCGCCAAGCACGGCGTGGTGGGACTGATGCGCGCCTACGCCGTGGGGCTCGCGAAATCATCGATCCGCGTCAACGTCGTCCACCCGACGGGGGTGCGCACGCCGATGCTGGACAACCCGGACTTCCAGTCGTACTTCAGCGAAAACCCCGCGGACGCCGCGATGCTGGTGAACGCGCTGCCCGTGAAAGTCGTCGAACCCGGTGACATCAGCGAAGCCGTCGTGTGGCTCGCGTCCGACGCGGCCCGCTACGTGACCGGTACCGCGCTGCCCGTGGACGCGGGATTCGGCGTGCTCTGA
- a CDS encoding MFS transporter → MTNSVADTARSSADRKRFLLRLTIVVAGGMFIDGYVLGIVGTVIGAITTDLNMSVYGEGLIGAAALIGIFAGGPLGGWLADKFGRKPMFTIDLAMFVVGSVLQFFVDSSWQLFAVRLLMGVAIGAEYSISWPLMTEFAPARLRGRCLSFAEVAWYIGFVAAFVVGFALTALEADWRVILGTSTLPAVILFLGRLGVPESPRWLMSKGRVEEARRIVDTWIEDDADRADITDERQREGTFRMLFSPQYWRATTFISVFWFCTVTPYFAIATFSASVLSHYGLGEDGLVGAIGVNGVALLGVVVSCLLIERIGRRKLTIPQQWVCAVVLVVIALWGSAPPLVVLGCFLIFAFANAMCTALNGVYPGEVLPTELRGIGTGFGTAVSRVGAAIGTFLFPWSMQDLGAGTTMLVAAGICVVGAVVSQALAPETAGRTLTEISTTGK, encoded by the coding sequence GTGACCAACTCAGTTGCGGACACCGCGCGCAGCTCGGCCGACAGGAAACGATTCCTGCTCCGGCTGACCATCGTCGTCGCCGGCGGGATGTTCATCGACGGCTACGTCCTGGGCATCGTCGGCACCGTGATCGGTGCCATCACCACCGACCTGAACATGTCCGTGTACGGCGAGGGGCTGATCGGGGCGGCGGCGCTGATCGGCATCTTCGCGGGCGGCCCGCTCGGCGGCTGGCTCGCCGACAAGTTCGGCCGCAAACCGATGTTCACCATCGACCTGGCCATGTTCGTGGTCGGATCGGTGCTGCAGTTCTTCGTCGACTCGAGCTGGCAGCTGTTCGCCGTCCGGTTGCTGATGGGCGTGGCGATCGGCGCCGAGTACTCGATCAGCTGGCCACTGATGACGGAGTTCGCGCCCGCACGCCTGCGCGGCAGGTGCCTGTCGTTCGCGGAAGTGGCCTGGTACATCGGGTTCGTCGCCGCGTTCGTGGTCGGTTTCGCGCTGACGGCGTTGGAGGCCGATTGGCGGGTGATCCTCGGGACCAGCACCCTCCCGGCCGTGATCCTGTTCTTGGGCAGGCTGGGCGTGCCGGAGTCACCGCGCTGGCTGATGAGCAAGGGCCGCGTCGAGGAGGCCCGGCGGATCGTGGACACCTGGATCGAGGACGACGCGGATCGCGCCGACATCACGGATGAGCGGCAGCGCGAGGGCACGTTCCGCATGCTGTTCTCGCCGCAGTACTGGCGTGCCACCACGTTCATCTCGGTGTTCTGGTTCTGCACGGTCACGCCGTACTTCGCCATCGCCACGTTCTCCGCCAGCGTGCTCTCGCACTACGGCCTGGGCGAGGACGGTCTGGTCGGAGCCATCGGCGTCAACGGGGTCGCGTTGCTCGGAGTCGTGGTGTCCTGCCTGCTCATCGAGCGCATCGGGCGCCGCAAGCTCACCATCCCGCAGCAGTGGGTGTGCGCCGTGGTCCTCGTCGTCATCGCGCTGTGGGGATCCGCGCCGCCGCTGGTCGTGCTGGGCTGCTTCCTGATCTTCGCTTTCGCCAACGCGATGTGCACCGCGCTCAACGGCGTGTACCCGGGAGAAGTGCTGCCCACCGAGCTTCGCGGCATCGGGACGGGCTTCGGCACCGCCGTCAGCCGAGTCGGCGCCGCCATCGGCACGTTCCTGTTCCCCTGGTCCATGCAGGACCTCGGCGCCGGGACGACGATGCTCGTCGCCGCCGGGATCTGCGTCGTGGGCGCCGTCGTGTCGCAGGCCTTGGCCCCGGAAACCGCCGGCCGAACCCTCACCGAGATCTCCACGACCGGGAAGTGA